The following proteins come from a genomic window of Pyxidicoccus sp. MSG2:
- a CDS encoding N-acetylmuramoyl-L-alanine amidase, giving the protein MHLRKTLAAAAAAMAMSACGPQPEAPAPETPPASETPSNAAQDAARAVADAARRTPVQLDALFARAAGEFNVPVNLLKAISYAETRWEFVQGAEEFEGRPAAFGLLALRGKHITEGAALAGVSEAAVRSDALANLRAGAALLSKYAAEAGIDRADLGAWAPVAVRLTDIADPDVQAHYIHNDVYSVLRSGEGAFTPDGKVAVSLEPASVEAKFALPRMQALAAGPDYAASVWHASPNFNARPAGTDVSMVIIHTCEGNYAGCWGWLVNPDAGVSAHYVVNEGGTEISQLVRESSRAWHVGASYDCGLNGSVMCGSNGVSVNHFSVGIEHGGFASQASFPAGQIDASAKLSCDITQGQGIVRDSYHIVAHGRLQPATRTDPGPNWPWSTYISKIKSYCGDGGTPTGAIVVDSNNANNNAANARFSTVGTWTDGYSTGYYGSGYYYAATEAVSAPAVFEFYLAAAATKTIDAWWVAGTNRAPSAPFIITTSSGNVTVNVNQQANGSKWNTLGTYAFPAGWNKVQLSRWTTAGYVVMADAIQVR; this is encoded by the coding sequence ATGCATCTGCGCAAGACTCTCGCGGCCGCCGCCGCGGCCATGGCCATGTCCGCCTGCGGTCCCCAGCCGGAGGCCCCGGCCCCGGAGACGCCCCCCGCCTCCGAGACGCCGTCCAACGCCGCCCAGGACGCCGCCCGCGCGGTGGCGGACGCCGCCCGCCGCACCCCCGTGCAGCTGGACGCGCTGTTCGCCAGGGCCGCCGGTGAGTTCAACGTCCCGGTGAATCTGCTCAAGGCCATCTCCTACGCGGAGACGCGCTGGGAGTTCGTCCAGGGCGCCGAGGAGTTCGAGGGCCGTCCCGCCGCGTTCGGCCTCCTGGCCCTGCGCGGGAAGCACATCACCGAGGGCGCGGCCCTGGCCGGCGTGTCCGAGGCGGCCGTGCGGAGCGACGCGCTCGCCAACCTCCGCGCGGGCGCCGCGCTGCTGTCGAAGTACGCCGCCGAGGCGGGCATCGACCGCGCGGACCTGGGCGCGTGGGCCCCGGTGGCCGTCCGCCTGACGGACATCGCCGACCCGGACGTGCAGGCGCACTACATCCACAACGACGTGTACTCCGTGCTGCGCTCGGGCGAGGGTGCCTTCACCCCCGACGGCAAGGTCGCCGTCTCGCTGGAGCCCGCCTCGGTGGAGGCGAAGTTCGCCCTGCCGCGCATGCAGGCCCTCGCGGCCGGCCCGGACTACGCCGCCTCCGTCTGGCACGCGTCGCCCAACTTCAACGCGCGTCCGGCGGGCACGGACGTGTCGATGGTCATCATCCACACCTGTGAGGGCAACTACGCGGGCTGCTGGGGCTGGCTGGTCAACCCCGACGCGGGCGTCAGCGCCCACTACGTGGTGAACGAGGGCGGCACGGAGATTTCGCAGCTCGTGCGCGAGTCCAGCCGCGCCTGGCACGTGGGCGCCTCCTATGACTGCGGCCTCAACGGCAGCGTCATGTGCGGCAGCAACGGCGTGTCGGTGAACCACTTCTCCGTCGGCATCGAGCACGGCGGCTTCGCCAGCCAGGCCTCGTTCCCCGCCGGCCAGATTGACGCCTCGGCGAAGCTGTCCTGCGACATCACCCAGGGCCAGGGCATCGTCCGCGACAGCTACCACATCGTGGCGCACGGCCGTCTGCAGCCGGCCACCCGCACGGACCCGGGTCCGAACTGGCCGTGGTCCACGTACATCAGCAAGATCAAGAGCTACTGCGGTGACGGCGGCACGCCCACGGGCGCCATCGTCGTCGACAGCAACAACGCCAACAACAACGCCGCCAACGCCCGCTTCTCCACCGTGGGCACCTGGACGGACGGCTACAGCACCGGCTACTACGGCAGCGGCTACTACTACGCCGCCACCGAGGCCGTCTCCGCGCCGGCCGTCTTCGAGTTCTACCTGGCGGCGGCCGCCACGAAGACCATCGACGCCTGGTGGGTGGCGGGCACCAACCGCGCTCCGTCCGCGCCCTTCATCATCACCACCTCGTCGGGCAACGTGACGGTGAACGTGAACCAGCAGGCCAACGGCAGCAAGTGGAACACGCTGGGCACCTACGCGTTCCCGGCCGGCTGGAACAAGGTCCAGCTGAGCCGCTGGACCACCGCGGGCTACGTCGTCATGGCGGACGCCATCCAGGTCCGCTGA
- a CDS encoding metallophosphoesterase produces the protein MRLFGIGDTHLPSTRQKDMHRFGWTEHPLPLQRAWDERVRPEDVVIVAGDISWGTRPHEVLEDLAWLDARPGRKVLVRGNHDYWWGDSASKLRKLLEPYRTIEGFLQNSAVVMGPWVIAGSRLWTAPEAPPMPGGEMGDEPADLGYVERETRRLAASFEDAKKKEAASPTPLVRVVAVHFPPVYANQKATAFSEPIEAFAPKVCVYGHLHAEGIAAGFTGERAGVKYVLASCDAARFAPVLLDEA, from the coding sequence ATGCGGCTCTTCGGCATTGGCGACACGCACCTGCCCTCCACGCGGCAGAAGGACATGCACCGCTTCGGGTGGACGGAGCATCCGCTTCCGCTCCAGCGGGCGTGGGACGAGCGGGTGCGCCCGGAGGACGTGGTCATCGTGGCGGGCGACATCTCCTGGGGCACGCGGCCGCACGAGGTGCTGGAGGACCTGGCGTGGCTGGACGCGCGGCCGGGCCGCAAGGTGCTGGTGCGCGGCAACCACGACTACTGGTGGGGCGACTCGGCGTCGAAGCTGCGCAAGCTGCTGGAGCCGTACCGCACAATAGAGGGCTTCCTCCAGAACAGCGCCGTCGTCATGGGCCCGTGGGTGATTGCCGGCAGCCGACTGTGGACGGCGCCCGAGGCCCCTCCCATGCCCGGCGGGGAGATGGGCGACGAGCCGGCGGACCTGGGCTACGTGGAGCGCGAGACGCGCCGGCTGGCGGCGTCGTTCGAGGACGCGAAGAAGAAGGAGGCGGCCAGCCCCACGCCGCTGGTGCGCGTGGTGGCGGTGCACTTCCCGCCGGTGTACGCGAACCAGAAGGCCACCGCCTTCAGCGAGCCGATTGAGGCCTTCGCGCCGAAGGTGTGTGTGTATGGACACCTGCACGCGGAGGGAATCGCCGCGGGCTTCACGGGGGAGCGCGCCGGAGTCAAATACGTGCTGGCGTCGTGTGACGCGGCGCGCTTCGCACCGGTGCTCCTCGACGAGGCGTAA
- a CDS encoding TolB family protein, with product MRGLERKQRSWPWRARAVAALAVLGVGCSGRCGGASGVGPLSKEEARAIPGVVAFLSERAGQKDVWWVTPDGKETQLTKGEEDEYPGPPSPDGKSLLVVAVREQGGLQFQQLRVVPLEGGGAVVPLNAPRARARNASWAPDGTWLVAESDAQGFSDVVKLQPREGVPEVPLTQVKQGCFEPSVSPDGTEVAYVCSREGDPEIYVARADGTQERRITAFHKEDRSPQWSPDGKWLAFISDRQGQDKLYLVRSDGANLRPVSGAAVEGEEREAAWSPDGQKLAYVSRLPGGRSRIWMTPVAGGAPVALTDGKQRDDMPAWSPDGKYLAFVSERQGDTDVYLMRADGTGQTRLTTAKGADWLPRWVARRP from the coding sequence ATGCGGGGCCTCGAACGGAAGCAGCGTTCCTGGCCGTGGCGGGCGCGGGCAGTCGCCGCGCTCGCCGTGCTCGGCGTCGGGTGCTCCGGCCGGTGTGGCGGGGCGTCTGGCGTCGGGCCGCTGTCGAAGGAAGAGGCACGCGCCATTCCGGGCGTGGTGGCCTTCCTGTCGGAGCGGGCGGGGCAGAAGGACGTGTGGTGGGTGACTCCGGACGGGAAGGAGACACAGCTTACGAAGGGCGAGGAGGACGAGTACCCCGGCCCACCGTCGCCAGACGGGAAGTCCCTTCTGGTGGTGGCCGTGCGCGAGCAGGGCGGGCTCCAGTTCCAGCAACTGCGCGTGGTGCCTCTCGAAGGCGGCGGGGCGGTGGTGCCGCTCAACGCGCCCCGGGCGCGCGCGCGCAACGCGAGCTGGGCGCCGGACGGCACGTGGCTGGTGGCCGAGTCCGACGCGCAGGGCTTCAGCGACGTGGTGAAGCTCCAGCCCCGCGAGGGCGTGCCGGAGGTGCCGCTCACGCAGGTGAAGCAGGGCTGCTTCGAGCCGTCGGTGTCGCCGGACGGGACGGAGGTGGCCTACGTGTGCAGCCGCGAGGGCGACCCGGAAATCTACGTGGCGCGCGCGGACGGTACGCAGGAGCGGCGCATCACCGCCTTCCACAAGGAGGACCGCTCGCCGCAGTGGAGCCCGGACGGGAAGTGGCTCGCGTTCATCAGCGACCGCCAGGGCCAGGACAAGCTCTACCTGGTGCGCTCGGACGGAGCGAACCTGCGACCGGTGTCCGGCGCGGCCGTCGAGGGCGAGGAGCGCGAGGCGGCGTGGAGCCCGGACGGACAGAAGCTGGCGTACGTGAGCCGCCTTCCGGGAGGTAGGAGCCGCATCTGGATGACGCCCGTGGCCGGCGGCGCACCGGTGGCGCTGACGGACGGAAAGCAGCGGGACGACATGCCGGCGTGGAGCCCGGACGGGAAGTACCTGGCCTTCGTGTCCGAGCG
- a CDS encoding TIGR02265 family protein, which yields MPSNKAELASRIAAARQGDSVRGLFFKTVFSVLEQHGGRPAVEAVRVGELATDYWELRSYPVQDFLTLLYRAADTLEDSLGPENAVYHACGETGVTRYSTGPGMLIFGIISRGDPQKLFAGAQMGYSAAVSYGSREYLTTGPKSGTLRVRRDMLPPAYHEGILTGALKVLGLKGTAKAQAHGIDRVDYDIQWE from the coding sequence ATGCCGTCCAACAAGGCGGAGCTCGCCTCCCGCATCGCCGCCGCGAGGCAGGGCGACTCGGTGCGTGGGCTGTTCTTCAAGACGGTGTTCAGCGTCCTCGAGCAACACGGCGGCCGGCCCGCGGTGGAAGCGGTGCGCGTGGGCGAGCTGGCGACGGACTACTGGGAGCTGCGCTCGTACCCGGTGCAGGACTTCCTCACGCTGCTCTACCGCGCGGCGGACACGCTGGAGGACTCGCTGGGGCCGGAGAACGCCGTGTACCACGCGTGCGGCGAGACGGGCGTGACGCGCTACTCCACCGGGCCGGGCATGCTCATCTTCGGCATCATCTCCCGGGGCGACCCGCAGAAGCTCTTCGCGGGCGCGCAGATGGGCTACAGCGCGGCCGTCTCCTACGGCAGCCGGGAGTACCTCACCACGGGACCGAAGTCCGGCACGCTGCGCGTGCGCCGGGACATGCTGCCGCCCGCGTACCACGAGGGCATCCTCACCGGCGCGCTGAAGGTCCTCGGGCTGAAGGGTACCGCGAAGGCCCAGGCACACGGCATCGACCGCGTGGACTACGACATCCAGTGGGAATAG